The window CCCTTAAGGATACTTAAGTTACTGAGCTTAAATGCCGCTGATTTCATGGTAAAAATAAATCTTGTCTGGATTCCGGTTGACACAACGGCAAGGGCAACCCCTATGAACCCAATCGGCAGCACACATTGTGCCACAACCTTGACAGCATCCATCCCAATCTGCTGTAAATTTCCCATGGACAGTTCCTGGATATCTGATACAGAAGAAATCAGAGAATACATACTCTGCCTCATTGCCCTGTACATAGATGGGAATAATAACTGTAACCCATAAAACCCTCCAAGAAGCGACGCAACTGCAATGACATCCTTGCTGGAAAAAACATTACCTTCCTTGCGCTGGTCACGCCGCTTCTTAGGGGTGGCTTTTTCAGTTTTTTCATCTGCCAACTGCGTTCACTTCTCTTTCTTCTACAGGTTTGATTTATAGAAATGTCAGTATGCCCTGGAGCGTCTTTATCATAGTTGTGATAATTTTATCCACATACTCACTCATAGGAGAGAACAAAATTACCAGTAACCCCAGGCCGACAATTATTTTCAATTGAATATTAATAACAAATATACTAATTTGCGGTACAACCTTATTCAGTATTCCAACCCCTATCTCCACAAAAAACTCTGCTGCGAGAATCGGAAGAGAAAACTTAATCCCCATTTCTACGCATTGGAGAAATATATCTATCACTCTCAGGCTCACGTTCTCTGTTATCAGTATCCCCCCATAAGGTACAATCTCAGCAGATGTCAGAAGAATCTGCATCAGCGCCAGGTGGCCATCCAGGGCAAAAAATAAGAGAACAAAAAAGGCCTGGTATATAGTACCAGTCACGGCAATCTGTGAATTGCTCTGAGGATCATAGACAGTGGCCATAGAAAGGCCAAGCTGAAAATCTATAATATACCCGGCAAAACTTATTATAAAAAAAAACAGCTCAGTAACAAATCCGATTACATAGCCTGCAGCAAATTCTTTTATCAATAAAAAGCCGTATTCTATCGTACTTTCTATCACAAATGCCTGTTCCGCTGAAAAAGAGTAGACTGCCAATGTCAGAACAATAATCAGGCCAGATTTTACAATCCCAGGTATATTTCTTCTCCCTAATATGGGGTTTAATAATATAAAGCCAGACATCCTCATTAAAATCAGGGTAAATAAGGTCAGCTGTGCAGTATCGCTAATCGGCATGTCTTTACTCCTTTACCCTTATTAACCTTGTATCAGCTCAAAAATCCTGATTGTAAAATCCTGCAGAGTCTGCAGCATAGTGCCTCCTGTAAACACAAGTATAAGCCCTATCACAAGGAGCTTCGGCACAAAGGTAATGGTCTGCTCATGTATCTGTGTGGCCGCCTGTATGATAGATATCAAGATTCCCACAAACATACTGATAATTAACATCGGCCCTGCGAGCTGGACTGCCATCACAAACACCTCATACATCAAATCCAGAACTTCTCCGTTTGTCATTCAAATGCCTCCCCGCGTCACCATTGGAAACTTTTTACTATGGATGAGAATAATAATTCCCAGCCGTCTACTGTCACAAATAAAAGCAGCTTAAAGGGCAAAGAGATCATTGCAGGAGGGAGCATCATCATTCCCATAGACATCAGTGTACTGGATACAATAATATCAATCAGCAAAAATGGGATAAAAATCAAAAAGCCTGCTACAAACCCCCGCTTTAATTCGCTTGTCATAAAGGACGGGATAATGACTGTCATAGGAAGCTCTTCCACGTTCTCCACCTGCTCAGTACCGGACATCTCTGTAAACAGGTTCAGCGCACTTGTCTCCGTATTCTTAAGCATAAAATCCTTCAGTGGAACCTGGGCGCGGTCAAGCGCTTCCTCCTGGGTAATTTCCTGGTTCTTGTAGGGTGTATATGCATTTGTATTAATATCCTTGATTACAGGATCCATAATGAACAAGGTCAAAAATAAAGAAATTCCAATCAAAACTATATTAGGCGGAGTCTGCTGGATCCCAAGGGCATTTCTCAGAAATGACAGAATAATAATTGTCCTCGTGAAAGATGTCACCATGACAAGAATAGAGGGCAGAAGTGCGATGATTGTAAGCATCAGCAGTATTTCTAATGTAGGAACCTGATTTCCGTTTACATTTATAAGTGAGTCATACACCGGCTTCTACCTCCCCTTCTTACCAATTTCTCCTAATTTCCCCATAATCGCCTTGAAATCCGGCGCTTTCGTCCCTGACTCTCCCGACTCTGGCGACAATGGGAAAAGTTCGTCATCCTGAAGCTCAGCCAGGACATTTACCTGGCCCGCTGTAATTCCGACAAGCAGATATTTCCCCCCGACCTGTATAACCGCAATATGCCTGTCCTGGCCCACTGCAATCTGGTCGAGCAGCCGCATATAGCGCGAACTGCTGTTTTTATTTACTCCCTTCCCAACATATCTGCTGAACAGGTAGCTCAGATAAATAATAAGCGCTGCTGCGACAAAGGTAATAAGCACTCTCCACATAGATTTCCTTCCTGATATATCTTCCTGTTATTCTAATACGGCAAAATTAACCTTCATGATCTCTGTAATTCTGATACCAAAGTTGTCCTCAACAACTACTACATCGCCTTTTGCAATACATTGTCCATTTACAAACAGATCCACCTGCTCCCCTGCCAGCTTATCGAGAACCACAAGAGACCCCTTTGTAAAGTCTAATATATCTTTAACCAATTTCTGGGTACGTCCTATTTCTACTGAAATTTCAAGGGGAACTCCCATGATCAGTTCCATGTTCTCTTCCTGTTCACCTTCCAGCACAATGTCCCTGCTCTGGCTTAAATTAGGCCTGGCCGCAGGCTGAACATTAATCAGCTTGGGATCTGGTTCTTTTCTCCTTGCCTCCAGCTCCTGCTGCATGGCCTGCATCTGCTGCATCATCTGCTGCATCATCTGCATCTGCATCATGGACATATCCTGTCCCACTCCGGGTTGGACTGGCATTGCCGCCGCACCTGCCGGCGCCTGTGTGGGCGCTGCTGCTTCCATCTGTGGCTGAACTGTGCCCTGAGGCATAGCCTCCGCCGCAGCTTGGGCCGGCTGTGTGCCCTGAGGCGCCGCCGGACTGTCTCCACCTATATCTCCATTTAGCAGCCTCTCGATTTCCTCCTGGGAAAGTGTTCCTCCTCCCTGGGGTGCTTCTTCCTTCTTTTCACTGGCCGCTTCCTGTACCGGGGCAGGCGCAGGCGCTTCTTCTGCCTGATTCCCAGACACATCCACAATGGCCTCATCTGGAAGGAATCCTTTCACCAATCCCTTGGCCAGCTCTATTGGCATTACATTGTAGAATTCACTTTCCAGCTTATCATCAATTTTCAAAGTAAACCCTACTACTACTTTAGGGTTCCCGTCGACGAAATATTTATCAATAAATTCTTCCTCATTCTTTACTTCAAAAGAAATAGGAGTAGAAATATTGACCATACGCCCTAAAAATTCTGACAATGCAGTGGAGGACGCCCCCATCATCTGGTTCATGACTTCACAGACTGCACTGATATTCATCTCATTTAATTCGAACTCTTCGTCTGCGATCTCCATGCCCATCAGCATCTCTACGATTACCTTCACGTCATGCCGTTTAAGGAGCATGACGTTCTTGCCCTCCAGGCCTGATACGTAGGTAATCTCAACGCCGACTGCCGGTTCCACTTTATCCATCTTAAATTCTTCTTTGGTTACAACATTTACGATAGGTGTCGTGATGTCTACCCTGGCATTCAGCATTGTGGAAACCGCTGTCGCAGATGCTCCAAGGCTGATATTGAGGATTTCGCCTATCGCATCTATTTCCAATGTACTAAAACAATTAGAACCCATATATCCTATCTCTCCTTCTGGGTTAACCCCTCATTTCTATTTTCCAATCTCCAGTGCCTTCTGTGCCATAAGTTTAATTGCATTGAAAGCTGTAATGTTAGCCTCATATGATCTGGTCGCAGACATCCCGTCAACAGTCTCTTTCACAAGGTCTACATTGGGCATCATAACATAACCATTCTCATCTGCATCTGGATGCTCAGGGTTATATACCGGATTCAGGTCGCTTTGATCCTCCAGGATCTGAGAAACCTGTACCCCTCCCTTTTCCGAGGTTTTCCCACTCAACCGGCTGTTAAACTCTGAACGGAAGGAAGTAGACGGCTTCTCCTCCAGCACCACCATCTTCCTTCTATATGCACCGCCGCTGTCCGTCCTTGTCGTATTAATATTAGATATATTCTCGGCTGCAATATCCAGCCTCTGCCTCTGCGCCGTCATGCCTGACGCGCTGATATCAAATGAATTTAAAAAAGACATATCCCGCCTCCAGTATTAACCCAGAATCTTTTTGACAGTTGATAAAATACGCTCAGGCTTAAAAGGCTTTACGATAAAATCCTTTGCCCCTGATTTGATAGATTCCATAACCATGGCCTCCTGCCCCATTGCAGAACACATCACGATTGTGGCATTAGGGTCACTGGCTTTAATCTCTTTGAGTGTTTCCAGTCCATCTTTGTTAGGCATGGTAATATCCATAAAAACAAGATCCGGCTTCTCCGCATTATAGGTCTCCACTGCCTGCACTCCATCCTCTGCTTCCAGCAGATCTGTATATCCCGCCTGTGTCAGGGTGGTCTTTAGCATCATCCTCATAAACGCTGCGTCATCTACTAATAATATTTTTGCCATTTTTTTTACCTCACTTTTTTCATTATTATTAAATTTTATATACGCAGATAAACTCTCTGTGATTTATCTGGTAATTATACCGCCATATCATTCTTAGGGGCTTCCACACGTTCCTCAATCTTCACCGCTATATTTTTGTTATGTACGCCCAGCTGGCCGATAAACCATGGCTGGCCTGCAACATGGAGAGCAACTGGTGAATCCTGCGTCTTATTCAGGTCAATGACATCCCCTACGTGAAGATTATACACATCGTCCAGATTCAGCCTGGCAACTCCAAGCTGAGCCATCACGTCCATCCTGGATTCTTTTATGCTGCCCATAATTTCTTCCCGGCTGTCCTTCTCCTGCATCTGGTTCCCTTTGTCTGCCAGGTGCTTTGTTTTATCAATAATATCAAACATATTCCCCAGCAATGTTCCCGGTATACAAATGTTCATGGCCCCTTCTATTTCGCCCATCTGGATCTTCATCATAATAATCACTACTGTCTCGTCCACACTGATGCCCTGAAACATGCTTGGATTTTCCTCCACGCGGTCAAACTGTGTGTTAACCTTAATATAGGCTGCCCATACATCGGTGGTAATCCCTACCAGATATTTAATAATTTTCTCATATAAAGCAAGCTCAATATCTGTATATTGATATGACATGTCTACTGTCAAATCCGTTCCTGTCCCTCCCAGCATACGGTCTATCATAGAACCCATCAGGGTGGGCGCAATATGCAAAAGCATAGGCGGATTCTTAGAATGATCCTGTAATTCTACATTCGCTAGCGTAATTACATCCGTCTCATTCAGCGCATTTCCAAACTCATAGTACCGCTGCTCCTCAACGCCCAAAACCTCCACCTCACTGGCCACACGAAATAAACCATTAATCTGTGAAGTCGCAATTCTCGCATAATTATCATAAATACTGTGAAGCATTTTCAGCTTATCCTTGGTATATTTCTTAGGACTGTAGAAATCATACTTCCTGTATTTTTGTTTTGGCTTTTTCGGCTCCTCCGCCACACTTTCTGCTTCTGCATTCTGCATTGAACTCAGTAATGCATCTATCTGGCTTTGTGATAGTACATCTGCCATCCTTCACTCCTACCTTCACTACATTTTTACTTGTTCATTTCCTCATAATATTCTTCCAGGCTGTGCTCCACTGAATCAGACTTTGTAATCAGCAGTTCAACTCTCCGGTTCTTGGCCCTGTTCTCCGGCGTATCAAAGGGGGCAATGGGCCTGAACTGCCCATATCCTACTGATACTAGCTTCTCTGGAGATACCAGGCTCTTATTTTGGATATAAGCTGTTACTCTCGCCGCTCTCTCTGCCGACAGGACACGGTCTGATTCCACATCATTTTGTACAGCTGGGTCTGCCTGGGTGGTATGTCCCAATACCTGTATCTCCTTAATAGAATCCTTGGCGCCGGAAATAGCATTGGCAAACTGATCCAGGATTTGCTTTCCCTCATCCTTGATAATGGAACTATCACCATCAAAGAACACATTATCCCGAAATGTAACAAACGTATAACCGTCTCCCTTGAATAATTCTACCTGGGCAGATAATTGTGCCTCTTCAATAGACTGCTTCAAATTCTCATAGAGTTCGTCAAAGGTATTTATCTCATCGCCTTCCACAAACCCTCCCGGAACATCCTGATCCCCCTCTAAAGTATCTGTAGTTACTATCTGAGATACCTTATCAGCATCAGGATTGAAGCTCCTGACAATCATCTCCCACTTGGCCTGATCCACACTGGAAATAGAATACAAAAGCACGAAAAAACATAAAAGCAGCGTCACCATATCGCCATAAGTATCCATCCAACTGGCGCCTGACTCTGGGGTCTTATTCCTCTTCTTCATCAATATCACCTATTTCTTCTTCGCTTTTTCTTTCTTCGGTTTCTTACCCTTCGCGGCTGTCTGCTCACCGCCGCCCTCAGAATCTATAATTTTTGCCCTATCTTTCTGTGCCAGATATGTAGCCAGTTTTTCTCTCAGGAACTTAGGGTTATCTCCTGACTGTATTGCCAAAATCCCCTCTATCATCAGCTGTTTGTACAGGAGTTCCTCCTCATTCCTGATTCTTAGCTTTTTGGCGATGGGCATAAAAAACACATTGGCCAGAATACACCCGTAAAAGGTGGTAATCAAGGCTGTACCCATGGCCGGCCCTATGCCGCTTGCACTTCCGCTGTCCATGTCCATCTCTTTCAGCATGTTTACCAGACCTACAAGAGTACCAATCATACCAAAGGCCGGCGCATAGGATGATGCCTTTTCATAAAGGCCGCAGGCCTCCTCATGCCTCTGGGACATACTGTCCAGCTCGTTCTCCAGCATGTTCCTCACCTCTTCCGGCTCCGTGGCGTCTACGATCAGCATAATTCCCTGCCGAAAAAACATATCATCTATCTCATTGGCCTTTTCTTCCAAGGCCAGCAGTCCATTTTTCCTGGCCAGCTGTGCCATATCTACCAAAATGTCTATAAGCGCCCCCACATCATAGCGGTTGCCCTGAACTAAAATCTTCATATGCTTTATGGTTGTCTTAAGCATACTAAATGGATAACTGGCAACAACAGAGGCCAATGTACCGCCTACCGTAATGGCAATACTCGGAATGTCTACGAAGTTCATCAGCTTATCCGGGCCTATACCTACTGTTATGATCAGCACCATACCAACTACAATACCAATAATACTAGTCAAATCCACCTTATCGTCACCACCTTAATCTACTATCTATTTTCACGGTAGCAATGTATTTTCCCATTGTACTCGATTGTTTTCTCTATTATCTCTTCGGCTGTCTCTTTTACGATGTAAAACTTTCCATTCATCATAACAATTTTTGACTCTGGTATCAACTCCACCATCTCAATTTGGGCACTGTTTAACACAATCTTTTCATTATTTAATTTTGTCAGCATAATCATACCACAATCTCCCCCTGACTTTCAAATGTGCCCGGGATATTTTCTATCCCGGAACACATCTATTTTTTATTACCGTTTCATATTTACAAGCTCTTCGAGCATCTGGTCTGTCACTGTGATAATCTTGGAATTCGCCTGGTATCCCCTCTGTGTGGTGATCATCTGGGAGAACTCGTTTGCCAGGTCCACGTTTGCCATCTCCAAGTAGTTTCCCAGGATGCTTCCCGCAGGGCCGCCGTTTGGCTTGATTGCCTCTGTAGTTCCAGCATTAGGGCCAATCGTATAGTAATATCCGTCTGTCTTTTCCAGGCCGTTGGGATTCTCTACCGTAACCAGCGCGATCTGTCCTATTGCAATTGTACGGTTCTGCTCATCCACACCTACAATAGTTCCATCCTCATTGATTTTATAACTCTGGATATTATACTGCTGGTTTGTATCCGGATCAACGGGGATCTGGATTGTGGATAACTCATCTGAATATTGGGCCGCTACCCCCGGCACCCGGGCAGACCCTGAGCTTACCACAGTACTGGTTGCAGCAGCACCCCAATTGCCTGCATTCGGCTTGTTGGCATTATTATCCACTCCGGCTGTTTTGCCTGTAAAGGTCAAGTCAACTGTCATGGGATTCGCGCCGTCATTATATTCATTCAGGCTAATATTATATCCTTCATACTGGCCGCCAGCCGCAGTTACACTTTTAATCCAGTCATTTACCTGATCTTCAAGGTTTGCATTATTGGACTGGATTGTTACACCGCCAATAGTCACGTCCCAAGTACCATTGTTATTAGTAGCCGTTACCTCTGCCCCTGCAATATCATACTGCGACTTGGTTGCCGGCTTCTCTGGAATGCCCGTGCCGTCCACCAGGGCATAGCCATACACATAGCTGCGCTGGTCATCTACCAGATATCCGTTACCATCCACCCTGAAGATACCTACTCTTGAGAGATTCAGGCCGGAACTCTCTACATCCTGGAAACTTCCGTTGACCATATTCCCCACAAGGAAAAAGCCAGTACCGTCAATCATGCAGTCCAGAGGATCTGATGACGGTGAGGGCGCCCCTGTCGTATAAGAGGGCATGATGGATCCTGTGGTTACTCCATATCCAACCTGGGACGCGTTACGGCCGCCGGCCCCTCCTCCCAGGGCACTTCCTGCTGAGCCATTGATTGAAGTAGAATACATAGAATCCTGAAAATTAAAACTGGAAGATTTATATCCCCATGTATTTACATTTGCAATATTGTTACCAATTACATCCAGCTTTGACTGATGTGTTTTGAGTCCTGCGACTCCTGCAATCATCGATCTGACCATTGTCTATATACTTCCTTTCCTGTTTGTCTCCTGTCTGTCCTTGTACCTGCAAGTCATACAGATACGAAACCTCCATACATGGTCCGGCTTACATCAGGACAGCACTGTCTATATTTGTGAATATATTGTCTCTCATTTCTTTTCCCGACATTGTCGTAACTACTACATTGTTAGGGACATTTACGATAAATGCTCCGTTCTCACCAATGATGACTACATCCTTTGCCCCCTTATCCCTGGCTTTTGAGACTGCCTGGTTAAGGTTATCAAGAAGATTGTCTGTCATCTCTATTCCACGCTCCTGCACCCTCTGGGCCGCATGTTTTGAGAACTGTACACTCTGCTGCCTGCTGAGCTCTTTCTGCAGCAAATCCCCAAACTGTACGTTGGTTTTTGTCTGTGCCGCCGCATGCTTAAGCTGCAGTGCACTGGCATTTGTAATTTGATTAATCTTACTCATCAACTATACACCGCCTTTATGCCGGCCGCCCCCGGTCTATGTAGGATCTTCCTCCGGTACCTTATCCTCACCTTCCCCGGTGCCGCCGTCTTCTTTGTCTGTTTCATCTTCCTTCTTAGGAATTTCACCCACACTCATAATCTGGCTTAAGCTATATTTCGCACCGTCGATGTACACAGACTGTGAACCTGTAAGGTCGATCCCTGTAATCACGCCCTTCTTCTCCCCAATGACTTCCCCATTGTTATCCAGAGTTGCCACTGTTACTTCTCTTCCCAGCAAACTTGTAGAATAGCTGGTCAAAGTGACCTGAGAAAGGTTATTTGTTACAACTGCAAAGTTTGAGATGGCATTGGATACAGAATTCATCGTATTCATCGTAGCCATCTGTGTCATCTGGCTCATCATCTCACTGTTGCTCATGGGATTTGTCATGTCCTGGTACTGAAGCTGCGCCGCCAGAAGCTGCCAGAAATCATCCATTGTCATGGTGCTGTTGTCCGCGACTGCGCTGGTCTGCGTGGACAGAAGGTCGTTATACACCTGGCTCTTTCCAAATCCATCTACTTCACTTACACCTGCCATCTGGCCATTACCTCCTTTTCATCATCCTAAATTCAAGCCAAGCCTCAATTTCTGCAGGAACTGCTCTGCATCATTTGCTTTTTGTTTCTGGCTCTCTTCTTTTTGCCTGTCCTGCTCAGAATCTCTGGCAGTATGGTCATTCTCTCCATTGCCCTGCTGCAGATAGTCAGTCTCCGGCTTTTCTACAATAACTGTTGTAGTCCCGCCCAAATTCTGATCCATCATATGCCCGATTTCTCTTGCATTGTTCCCCAGCATATCCAGGGTCTTTTTCTCAGAACAGAGGATAGACACGATTGTCTGGCCCGCCTCATAGAGAATCTTGACTGCAATCTTGCCCAGATTTTTGGGTTCTATCTGAATCTCAAACTCTTTTACGCCATCCACTGCTTTTGCAAGGATCTGCTCCGTCAATTTTTCCGGAAGCTCCTCTGGCTGTGGAACACTTATTGTGGCTGCTGGCTCTGTTTTCACTTCAGTATGGCTCTCTGCCACTGCCGCAGCCTGGCCTCCAGTATTGACTGCTGCCTGTTCCTGGTTTCTGGCATCTGTCATGGTGCCTTCATCAGATAAACTCTCACTGCCCTTCTTTTCTCCCTGGGCAGCCTGATTAGATACAGCCTGGGTAAAGGTCTCAGTACGGCTCCCAGTATCTGCTGTTGTTTCTTTGCTTGTACTGCTGTCCTGCGCCACAGTCTTTTGTCCCTGCCCTGTTTCTGCAGCTAAGACTTCCTCACCTGCCTTTGGCAATTCCAACTGAGATGAGTTTCCCTGTTCCAATCCTGCGTTGGACGCACCTTCACTGGCAGCCTGCAGCTCTTGGGCAGCTTCGGATACTGGCGCTGCCATCTGGATATCCGCCGCGCCATCTGCCTGTGATGCCTGAGTCCCCAAAGACTCTGTAAAGGCGCTGACATCAGCCATGAACTCCTGAATATTCACAATATTCATATTCAATAATGCGGGATCTGCCTGCAAACCTTGCAATGCTCCTGCCATATCTCCAGTACTTTCTTTATCCTTCTCCGCAGCAGTATCTGATATATCTTTCGCATTGCCGCCGGATGTCTCCCCAGTCTCTTTCCCAGGGCCCTCTGGTTCCTTTGGGACATCCTGTTTGTCTTCCCTTTTCCCTTCCAGCAGCGTTTTAAAATCCTCTGTCACATCTGAGGTATCTTTGCCCTTTTTGGCCACGTCTGCCGGCTTATAGCTAGTATCTATAGCCTTAAAGCTAATCTGTCCCATTGCTCTTCTTTACCTCCTTTCTTCTAAAATTATTTTGGGGCTGGATCCTATTTGTCTGGCCCCCGATACCTGCCGGCTCCTGCTTGTAAGCCTGTGCCTTCTGGTATCATAAATTTATAGTAATCTGCCAATGCAGGATTACCCATTTAATTTTGCCATGGCATTCTGGGTGGAAACAAATTCCTCAATAAAAAGCTCTTCCTGTTTCAGGACTTCTTTATTATACTCCTTAAACTTCTTTTCTTTAAGCTTTTCAATAGAAGATGTCTCCTTTTTTGCCTCTACCACTTCATTTCTTTTTTCTTCTTCCTGCTCATTCAGCTTCAGAAGTTCTTCCTGCTTCTTCTTAATTTTAATTCCCAGCGCTTCCAGGTAATGCTCATATGTATGGATGTCACTTATTTTCATCCCTGTAAATTTGCTCTTTTCAAAAGCCTTTGCACAGCTCTGGTGTTCCTGTTCCAGTCCTTCAATCTCTCTTTCACATGCCCTTACCTTCGCAATAATTCTGGCATGTTCACCTCTTAAATTCTCTAATACCTGTTCTTTGTAGCTGAGCACTGTATCTAATGGGAAAAAGAACTTTTTCATTTATGAGGCCCTCTCTTTATTACCGCAGAATCGCTTTCATTATCTCAAAAATTTCTTCCGCTGAAAAACTTTCTTCTATCTTCTGCATCAAGAATTCATTGACCTTGTCTATCTTTGATATGGCAAAATCTAACTTTGGATTGGTCCCCGCCTTATAGGCTCCTATGGAGATCAAATCCTCATTTTTGGCATAGACGCTTAAAATGTCCCGCAGACGGGAGGCCACCTCCCGATGCTCCTCGTCTACTATATTGGTCATCAAACGTGAAATACTGGCGTTTACGTCTATTGCCGGAAAATGGTTTTCATTGGCCAGCTTCCTGGTCAGTACGATATGTCCGTCCAGAATACCCCGGACTGTGTCTGCAACGGGTTCATTCGTGTCATCCCCCTCCACAAGCACAGTATAGACGCCAGTGATAGAACCCTTCTCAAACTTCCCGCTTCGTTCCAAAAGTTTGGGGAACTCAGCATATATAGATGGTGTATATCCTCTTGCAACCGGCGGCTCTCCGATTGCAAGCCCAATTTCACGCTGGGCCATGGCAAACCTGGTCAGGGAGTCCATCATCAACAGGACATCCTTTCCCTGATCCTTGAAATACTCTGCTATAGTAGTGGCCACAAGGGGGCACTTCATGCGCAGCATGGCGGGCTGGTCAGAGGTCGCTACCACAAGTACACTTCTCTTTAGTCCCTCCGGCCCCAAATCCTTCTCAATGAATTCGCGGACCTCACGTCCACGCTCTCCTACCAGGGCAATTACGTTAATATCTGCCTTGACGTTCCTGGCAATCATGCCAAGAAGTGTACTCTTACCCACGCCGCTCCCCGCAAAAATCCCAATACGCTGCCCTTTCCCCACTGTATTTAGTCCATCTATAGCCTTGATGCCAAATTCAAGCGTATCGGTAATGGGCGGGCGCTTCAGCGGATTTATATAGTTATTTTCCACATAGTAATAGCGGGGTGAAGGAAATTCCCCGTAATCATCCATGGGTTTGCCTGTAGCGTCAATAATCCGGCCTCTGAGAAATTCGCCTACCGGAATTTTCAGGCGGCGCTTTGTATTCCTCACAAAGCTGCCTGCCGCAACACCATTCAGGTTATCATATGC of the Luxibacter massiliensis genome contains:
- a CDS encoding flagellar hook-basal body complex protein, producing MVRSMIAGVAGLKTHQSKLDVIGNNIANVNTWGYKSSSFNFQDSMYSTSINGSAGSALGGGAGGRNASQVGYGVTTGSIMPSYTTGAPSPSSDPLDCMIDGTGFFLVGNMVNGSFQDVESSGLNLSRVGIFRVDGNGYLVDDQRSYVYGYALVDGTGIPEKPATKSQYDIAGAEVTATNNNGTWDVTIGGVTIQSNNANLEDQVNDWIKSVTAAGGQYEGYNISLNEYNDGANPMTVDLTFTGKTAGVDNNANKPNAGNWGAAATSTVVSSGSARVPGVAAQYSDELSTIQIPVDPDTNQQYNIQSYKINEDGTIVGVDEQNRTIAIGQIALVTVENPNGLEKTDGYYYTIGPNAGTTEAIKPNGGPAGSILGNYLEMANVDLANEFSQMITTQRGYQANSKIITVTDQMLEELVNMKR
- a CDS encoding TIGR02530 family flagellar biosynthesis protein; translated protein: MSKINQITNASALQLKHAAAQTKTNVQFGDLLQKELSRQQSVQFSKHAAQRVQERGIEMTDNLLDNLNQAVSKARDKGAKDVVIIGENGAFIVNVPNNVVVTTMSGKEMRDNIFTNIDSAVLM
- a CDS encoding flagellar hook capping FlgD N-terminal domain-containing protein, coding for MAGVSEVDGFGKSQVYNDLLSTQTSAVADNSTMTMDDFWQLLAAQLQYQDMTNPMSNSEMMSQMTQMATMNTMNSVSNAISNFAVVTNNLSQVTLTSYSTSLLGREVTVATLDNNGEVIGEKKGVITGIDLTGSQSVYIDGAKYSLSQIMSVGEIPKKEDETDKEDGGTGEGEDKVPEEDPT
- a CDS encoding flagellar hook-length control protein FliK, whose translation is MGQISFKAIDTSYKPADVAKKGKDTSDVTEDFKTLLEGKREDKQDVPKEPEGPGKETGETSGGNAKDISDTAAEKDKESTGDMAGALQGLQADPALLNMNIVNIQEFMADVSAFTESLGTQASQADGAADIQMAAPVSEAAQELQAASEGASNAGLEQGNSSQLELPKAGEEVLAAETGQGQKTVAQDSSTSKETTADTGSRTETFTQAVSNQAAQGEKKGSESLSDEGTMTDARNQEQAAVNTGGQAAAVAESHTEVKTEPAATISVPQPEELPEKLTEQILAKAVDGVKEFEIQIEPKNLGKIAVKILYEAGQTIVSILCSEKKTLDMLGNNAREIGHMMDQNLGGTTTVIVEKPETDYLQQGNGENDHTARDSEQDRQKEESQKQKANDAEQFLQKLRLGLNLG
- the fliJ gene encoding flagellar export protein FliJ translates to MKKFFFPLDTVLSYKEQVLENLRGEHARIIAKVRACEREIEGLEQEHQSCAKAFEKSKFTGMKISDIHTYEHYLEALGIKIKKKQEELLKLNEQEEEKRNEVVEAKKETSSIEKLKEKKFKEYNKEVLKQEELFIEEFVSTQNAMAKLNG
- the fliI gene encoding flagellar protein export ATPase FliI, which produces MFSKLPELIQKTETVSYIGKIENVVGMAMESSGNRASIGDIAMIYNEEKHKQIPVEVVGFRNDKMQLMAYDNLNGVAAGSFVRNTKRRLKIPVGEFLRGRIIDATGKPMDDYGEFPSPRYYYVENNYINPLKRPPITDTLEFGIKAIDGLNTVGKGQRIGIFAGSGVGKSTLLGMIARNVKADINVIALVGERGREVREFIEKDLGPEGLKRSVLVVATSDQPAMLRMKCPLVATTIAEYFKDQGKDVLLMMDSLTRFAMAQREIGLAIGEPPVARGYTPSIYAEFPKLLERSGKFEKGSITGVYTVLVEGDDTNEPVADTVRGILDGHIVLTRKLANENHFPAIDVNASISRLMTNIVDEEHREVASRLRDILSVYAKNEDLISIGAYKAGTNPKLDFAISKIDKVNEFLMQKIEESFSAEEIFEIMKAILR